A genomic segment from Luteolibacter ambystomatis encodes:
- a CDS encoding helix-turn-helix domain-containing protein: MDPVAQQTDLFLKALAGTLRSIREARGLSQIELAERAGVSRTCIAYIEDGARRPTADTLKRLSSALSLPLHQIIRASEEPGATFVTT, translated from the coding sequence GTGGACCCCGTCGCCCAACAAACCGATCTTTTCCTCAAGGCACTGGCCGGCACCTTGCGGAGCATCCGCGAGGCAAGAGGCCTTTCCCAGATCGAACTGGCGGAGCGGGCGGGGGTTTCCCGGACGTGCATCGCCTACATCGAGGACGGAGCCAGGCGACCCACGGCGGATACCCTCAAACGTCTCTCCTCGGCATTGAGCCTTCCCCTGCACCAGATCATCCGGGCATCGGAAGAACCCGGCGCAACGTTTGTCACCACCTGA
- a CDS encoding beta strand repeat-containing protein has protein sequence MYPKPLIAIFLALAAGSATATTFTWTNTAGGSWATAGNWSSAPAFAADDLADFSTLNITANAVTTLDGSYTLGSLKFGDATTVSNTWTVNAGTGGTLTLATTTGNPTITTVAAADAVTLNAPIAGTQTIVKAGAGTLNLTGANTFTGLFQVDPVANSIVNVSGNQSAATGGWNIRAGATVNFQAGSTIAVASGKSITLANESGASHTLNAAGTVTSSGTLSVQAAGNVNLNSGAAWTQNGSMTIQPNTSFASAQMTVNTGASFTYAGSTAITLAASPGSNGGSGSLNLSGGTFTTGRGFNNSSSGTAGAANLNFSNGGTLKLSADIATLATTNTRPFNITLGTGGGKTDTNGFNTTLALPITGTGSLEKLGTGSLTLTGANTYTGATTVSAGTLSMSGAGFSDTAALSVATGSVLNLNYTGTDTVGSFRIDGVAKATGKWGRTGSIAALGADYESSLITGDGLINNTNTASDLYWDGTGTSWGSSGSWTVDPSNAAIDPTNSPVATTAVLFGANGLTTTQQVDLGGNQAVSQLTISSPVAFNFAGGGTTSNLTVGSSGITLNATAGNTTFGSATAGQEVNLVPTGAETWTNLSSSTLTAVNGLALGANTLTTAGSGNFTFGGAITGTGGLNKLGAGTLALNGTNTFTGNKTVDRGAVTVSGNQAAANGSWILRGYGDSGTTYNTVVTSVTLNAGSTSAVASGKTVQLGNTAAAGNFQLQTFTANGTMTNDGTLFAGRGGTLNVGGAWTQNGAATVATQGGVTATLSITSGGSFTYTSATQFLLSSSSTHAFLNIDGGVLTTGAKLHDANSTFNASSVSKVTLTNGGKIKLSANIADLFTTAGGATSFQVGTGGGIVDTNGFSTTLNLPITGTGGLTKAGTGTLTTTGANTYTGNTTVTGGTLSLSAANLDDNSSVTIATGATLDLNFLGSDTVKALTINGTALSAGTYSSSTHPGSISGVGQITVQPASGTFASWAAGLGLSGNPNADFDHDGIADGVEFVLGTDPKVANSGSGIQTQKSGNNLIVTFNRVDSSETSDITLVVEAGTDLATWPQIFQAADTTANSTPGVVVTENGTAPDTIVVTIPTSGAPMLFARVRVIVSP, from the coding sequence ATGTACCCCAAACCCCTCATCGCCATTTTCCTCGCCTTGGCCGCCGGATCGGCCACCGCCACCACCTTCACATGGACGAATACCGCCGGAGGCTCCTGGGCCACTGCGGGCAACTGGAGCAGCGCGCCAGCCTTCGCGGCCGATGATCTCGCGGACTTCTCCACGTTGAACATTACCGCCAATGCCGTCACCACCCTCGATGGCAGCTACACCCTCGGTTCCTTGAAATTCGGGGATGCCACCACCGTCTCGAACACCTGGACGGTGAACGCGGGCACCGGCGGCACCCTCACCCTCGCCACCACCACCGGCAATCCCACGATCACCACCGTCGCCGCCGCGGACGCGGTCACGCTCAACGCGCCGATCGCAGGTACCCAGACGATCGTGAAGGCCGGCGCGGGCACGCTGAATCTCACCGGAGCGAACACCTTCACCGGTCTCTTCCAAGTCGATCCGGTTGCCAACTCCATCGTCAACGTCAGCGGCAACCAGTCCGCCGCCACCGGAGGATGGAACATCCGGGCCGGTGCCACGGTCAATTTCCAAGCGGGATCCACCATCGCGGTGGCCAGCGGCAAGTCCATCACGCTCGCAAACGAAAGCGGGGCCAGCCACACGTTGAATGCAGCAGGCACGGTCACTTCCAGCGGCACCCTCTCAGTGCAGGCAGCGGGCAATGTGAATCTCAACTCAGGAGCCGCCTGGACCCAGAACGGCAGCATGACGATCCAGCCCAACACCTCATTCGCGTCCGCGCAGATGACGGTGAACACCGGAGCCTCCTTCACCTACGCGGGTTCCACGGCGATCACGCTGGCGGCCAGCCCCGGTTCCAATGGTGGCAGCGGCTCTCTGAATCTCAGTGGTGGCACCTTTACCACCGGCAGGGGTTTCAACAACAGCAGCAGTGGCACCGCTGGTGCCGCCAATCTGAACTTCTCCAACGGCGGCACGCTCAAGCTCTCCGCTGACATTGCCACTCTCGCCACGACCAACACCCGTCCGTTCAATATCACCCTCGGCACCGGCGGCGGCAAGACCGACACCAATGGTTTCAACACCACCCTGGCGCTTCCGATCACCGGCACTGGCAGCCTTGAGAAACTGGGCACCGGCTCCCTCACCCTCACCGGCGCGAATACCTACACCGGTGCAACCACCGTTTCCGCTGGCACGCTCTCCATGTCCGGCGCGGGCTTCAGCGACACCGCCGCCCTTTCCGTGGCGACCGGTTCCGTGCTCAACCTGAACTACACCGGCACCGATACTGTCGGATCCTTTCGCATTGACGGTGTGGCCAAGGCCACCGGCAAGTGGGGCCGCACCGGCTCCATCGCCGCCCTCGGAGCGGACTATGAATCCAGCCTCATCACCGGAGATGGCCTGATCAACAACACCAACACCGCCTCCGATCTCTACTGGGATGGCACCGGCACCAGTTGGGGTTCGAGCGGTTCCTGGACCGTCGACCCCTCGAATGCCGCCATCGACCCCACCAACAGCCCGGTCGCGACCACTGCCGTGCTCTTCGGAGCGAACGGACTGACCACCACCCAGCAGGTGGATCTTGGCGGGAACCAAGCCGTTTCCCAGCTCACCATCAGCAGTCCGGTGGCGTTCAATTTCGCAGGCGGCGGGACCACCAGCAATCTCACGGTCGGAAGCTCCGGCATCACGCTGAATGCCACCGCAGGTAACACCACCTTCGGCTCCGCCACCGCGGGTCAGGAAGTGAACCTCGTGCCCACCGGCGCGGAAACGTGGACGAACCTCTCCAGCTCCACGCTCACCGCCGTGAACGGCCTGGCGCTCGGAGCCAACACGCTCACCACCGCGGGCAGCGGCAACTTCACCTTCGGCGGCGCCATCACCGGCACCGGCGGCCTGAACAAGCTGGGTGCCGGCACCCTCGCCCTCAACGGCACGAACACCTTCACCGGTAACAAGACCGTAGACCGCGGCGCGGTCACCGTCTCCGGCAACCAGGCCGCCGCCAACGGCTCCTGGATCCTCCGTGGCTACGGTGACAGCGGCACCACTTACAACACGGTGGTCACCTCCGTCACCCTCAATGCCGGTTCCACCTCCGCGGTCGCCTCCGGAAAGACCGTCCAGCTCGGTAATACCGCTGCCGCCGGCAACTTCCAGCTCCAGACGTTCACTGCCAACGGCACCATGACCAACGACGGCACGCTCTTCGCCGGTCGTGGCGGCACTCTCAATGTGGGAGGAGCCTGGACCCAGAACGGAGCCGCCACCGTAGCCACCCAAGGCGGTGTGACGGCCACCTTGAGCATCACCTCCGGAGGTTCCTTCACCTACACCTCCGCGACCCAGTTCCTGCTGAGTTCCAGCAGCACCCACGCCTTCCTCAATATCGACGGCGGAGTCCTGACCACCGGCGCGAAACTCCACGACGCCAACTCGACGTTCAATGCCTCCTCGGTCTCGAAGGTGACCTTGACCAATGGTGGCAAGATCAAGCTGTCCGCCAACATCGCCGATCTCTTCACGACCGCTGGAGGAGCAACTTCCTTCCAGGTCGGCACCGGCGGCGGCATCGTGGACACCAATGGGTTCTCGACCACGCTCAATCTTCCGATCACCGGCACCGGTGGTCTTACCAAGGCGGGTACGGGTACTCTGACCACCACCGGCGCGAACACCTACACCGGGAATACCACCGTCACCGGCGGCACGCTTTCACTGTCCGCCGCCAACCTGGATGACAACTCCTCGGTGACCATCGCCACCGGTGCCACCCTCGATCTGAACTTCCTGGGCAGCGACACGGTGAAAGCTCTCACCATCAACGGCACCGCGCTGTCCGCCGGCACCTACAGCAGTTCGACCCATCCGGGATCGATCAGCGGTGTGGGCCAGATCACCGTCCAACCCGCCTCCGGCACGTTCGCCTCGTGGGCCGCGGGTCTCGGGCTCAGCGGCAATCCGAACGCGGACTTCGACCATGATGGCATCGCCGATGGTGTCGAGTTCGTGCTCGGCACCGATCCGAAGGTCGCCAACAGCGGCTCCGGCATCCAGACCCAGAAATCCGGCAACAACCTGATCGTCACCTTCAACCGCGTCGACTCCTCGGAAACATCGGACATCACCCTGGTGGTGGAAGCCGGAACCGATCTGGCCACCTGGCCGCAGATCTTCCAGGCCGCGGACACGACCGCCAATTCCACTCCGGGAGTGGTGGTCACGGAAAACGGCACCGCACCGGACACCATCGTGGTCACCATCCCCACGAGCGGCGCTCCGATGCTCTTCGCCCGCGTCCGGGTGATCGTCTCGCCCTGA
- a CDS encoding DUF6797 domain-containing protein, producing the protein MLRTTTCLATLAASTAALHAANWYEEMQIGPAWSNTFDDTFQGQKRLAAVKGILLDLGDGQSHALFDTETLGLVNAYSGFVHWGGTPWTGKHAVLVALADETPVFNTARGTAKWADAKGSFEDSRKIPGYGNFDHARFNGYFRSGSTIVLDYTVLGSRVLETVSARDGTVTRSFDLAERKSDLTTVAADEAKPFTVAADGLSAKSEDGLTVTTKGGKLAADPKSPGRLLLRFAKGDKTTAQVAYARGAEPKPAGAPDFATLLKGGAPLWKDKITTEGKVSTDTREPYATDIATLPTGNPWKANLRFGGFDFIDDDSAALSAWNGDVWVVKGLKGDWKQLVWQRVASGLFEPLGVKVVNGIIHVNGRDQITQLIDLNGDGEIDQFKAFNRDVYVTENFHEFAFDLQTDKQGNFYFSKAGPVKSGGRGFDKTLPNNGTINKVSADGKKLEVVATGLRAPGGVGVGPNGEISAGENEGSWEPACKINFARASELPVFFGCEPTRQELGKGKPYTEPLCYLPMDMDNSGASQVWVPEGAKFGVNPGEMLHLSYGQSSIYRVLPQRAGDRLQAGVSKLPIKLQSSAMRARFATDGSMYVLGFRGWQTNAATECAFQRVRYTGKPVPAPDKYEVSRTGVKLHFAQPLDAELAKDPASYAVLRWNYVRSSQYGSGEFSVDHRDAAAEEAAMTKESHNVKQRDKVTVTSATLSSDGRTVELALEGMKPSMQLQVGYDLEDKDGNPVKSNVTGTVYSIR; encoded by the coding sequence ATGCTCCGCACCACCACCTGCCTCGCCACGCTGGCCGCCAGCACGGCGGCCCTCCACGCCGCGAACTGGTATGAAGAAATGCAGATCGGCCCCGCGTGGTCGAACACCTTCGACGACACCTTCCAGGGCCAGAAGCGCCTGGCTGCCGTCAAGGGCATCCTCCTCGACCTCGGCGACGGCCAGTCCCACGCCCTCTTCGACACCGAGACCCTCGGCCTCGTCAACGCCTACTCCGGATTCGTCCACTGGGGCGGGACCCCGTGGACCGGCAAGCACGCCGTGCTCGTCGCCCTCGCCGATGAAACCCCGGTCTTCAACACCGCACGCGGCACCGCCAAATGGGCCGATGCCAAGGGCTCCTTCGAGGACTCCCGCAAGATCCCCGGCTACGGCAACTTCGACCACGCCCGCTTCAACGGCTACTTCCGCTCCGGTTCCACCATCGTGCTCGACTACACCGTGCTCGGCAGCCGCGTGCTCGAAACCGTCTCCGCCAGGGATGGCACCGTCACCCGCTCCTTCGACCTCGCCGAGCGCAAGAGCGACCTCACCACCGTCGCCGCCGATGAGGCCAAGCCTTTCACCGTCGCCGCCGACGGCCTCTCCGCCAAATCCGAGGACGGCCTGACTGTCACGACCAAAGGCGGCAAGCTCGCCGCCGACCCCAAGTCCCCGGGCCGCCTGCTGCTGCGCTTCGCCAAGGGTGACAAGACCACCGCCCAGGTCGCCTACGCCCGCGGCGCCGAGCCGAAGCCCGCCGGGGCTCCCGATTTCGCCACCCTGCTCAAGGGCGGCGCCCCGCTGTGGAAGGACAAGATCACCACCGAAGGCAAGGTCTCCACCGACACCAGGGAACCCTACGCCACCGACATCGCCACCCTGCCCACCGGCAACCCGTGGAAGGCCAACCTGCGCTTCGGCGGCTTCGACTTCATCGATGACGACAGCGCCGCCCTCTCCGCCTGGAACGGCGACGTCTGGGTCGTCAAGGGCCTCAAGGGCGACTGGAAGCAGCTTGTCTGGCAGCGCGTCGCCTCCGGACTCTTCGAGCCGCTCGGCGTCAAGGTCGTCAACGGCATCATCCACGTCAACGGCCGCGACCAGATCACCCAGCTCATCGACCTCAACGGCGACGGCGAGATCGACCAGTTCAAGGCCTTCAACCGCGACGTCTACGTCACCGAGAACTTCCACGAGTTCGCCTTCGACCTCCAGACCGACAAGCAGGGCAACTTCTACTTCTCCAAGGCCGGCCCGGTGAAGTCCGGCGGCCGCGGCTTCGACAAGACCCTGCCCAACAACGGCACCATCAACAAGGTCAGCGCGGACGGGAAGAAGCTGGAAGTCGTCGCCACCGGCCTGCGCGCCCCCGGCGGCGTGGGTGTCGGCCCCAACGGCGAGATCAGCGCCGGTGAGAACGAGGGATCGTGGGAACCGGCCTGCAAGATCAACTTCGCCCGCGCTTCCGAGCTGCCGGTGTTCTTCGGCTGCGAGCCCACCCGCCAGGAGCTCGGCAAGGGCAAGCCCTACACCGAGCCGCTGTGCTACCTGCCGATGGACATGGACAACTCCGGCGCCTCCCAGGTGTGGGTGCCGGAAGGCGCGAAGTTCGGGGTCAATCCCGGCGAGATGCTGCACCTCTCCTACGGCCAGTCCTCGATCTACCGGGTGCTGCCGCAGCGGGCGGGCGACCGCCTGCAGGCCGGAGTCTCCAAGCTGCCAATCAAGCTCCAGTCCTCGGCGATGCGCGCGCGCTTCGCCACGGACGGCTCGATGTACGTGCTGGGCTTCCGCGGCTGGCAGACCAATGCGGCCACCGAGTGCGCGTTCCAGCGCGTGCGCTACACCGGCAAGCCGGTTCCGGCACCGGACAAGTATGAAGTGAGCAGGACCGGCGTGAAGCTGCACTTCGCCCAGCCGCTGGACGCGGAGCTGGCGAAGGACCCGGCGAGCTACGCGGTGCTGCGGTGGAACTACGTGCGCTCCAGCCAGTATGGCTCGGGCGAGTTCTCGGTGGACCACCGCGATGCGGCGGCCGAGGAAGCCGCGATGACCAAGGAGTCGCACAACGTCAAGCAGCGCGACAAGGTGACGGTGACCTCCGCCACGCTGTCGTCGGATGGCAGGACGGTGGAGCTGGCGCTGGAAGGCATGAAGCCCTCGATGCAGCTCCAGGTCGGCTACGACCTCGAGGACAAGGACGGCAACCCGGTCAAGAGCAACGTCACCGGCACCGTGTACAGCATCCGGTGA